A section of the Kluyveromyces lactis strain NRRL Y-1140 chromosome F complete sequence genome encodes:
- the PPS1 gene encoding tyrosine/serine/threonine protein phosphatase PPS1 (similar to uniprot|P38148 Saccharomyces cerevisiae YBR276C PPS1 Protein phosphatase with specificity for serine threonine and tyrosine residues has a role in the DNA synthesis phase of the cell cycle), with protein MQVDQIPEITSKRQSESLSQMPFKRGKDTIFSEEVWQLLNNQWKSPLPDASVMFPWLHGDTQEVLPQRYVDEPYHSDFDRFVVSVIRSNIRDNKYIENSGLLKSSLEVFDILLPIGKETTIDTVVKDLLKSLEGVSEEDVLQLIEDCSLFEAMPLLKTDPFHSVYNSDNNCVRNNYQKWKQPRTFRRFDLQPSLQFHLTKHCIVYCVTDSCCCDRLINVLKWARRLAKLPECQFKILRGEIQDKLWGTPPILLSSLQTKKGLCSDFDLATFKNWDRDMYYTERLEVSKMSSATKVENIWCGNSTDAEIWKIGKFTENDTLETPTTYYEPSNSVVNATDLNDNALFNIPSKTNDWRLFINCFENAQLPSLEKISELIKHPVDTPVWLSFPSSGSIGLGNLNLDSIQTILNVCHLLEFYPQNKLVFSPDGYTETSFLLVAYLIFKLDKSLDEVIFDLHKKYDRPFFLFLIDIQVLSHLETLLRQYSPMRNETTDPKLPLTIDADTFSKIFFIKPPTDSPFLKCKGPLPSRILPHLYLGSLKHAQCPEMLKELGIRNIISVGESVSWCRPRSNTVNEEITLPARNMERKRSNSFNVLPTANSQAASVINITEQDGFRVCHIDNLGDNGMDPMLHQLDMVLDFIDQCYRKNEAVFVHCMVGVSRSATVCIAECMKRLDCGLLKAYLYVRVRRLNIIIQPSLMFVYELLKWQELYESHDPDVTWDWNMICRCISQLNSNYI; from the coding sequence ATGCAAGTTGATCAGATACCGGAGATTACTTCGAAGCGACAGAGCGAGAGCTTATCCCAAATGCCATTTAAAAGAGGGAAAGATACAATCTtttctgaagaagtttGGCAGCTTTTGAATAATCAATGGAAAAGTCCGTTACCAGATGCATCGGTAATGTTCCCCTGGTTACATGGAGATACTCAGGAAGTTTTACCTCAGCGGTATGTGGATGAACCGTATCATTCAGACTTTGATAGGTTTGTGGTCTCTGTGATAAGATCCAACATAAGAGATAATAAGTATATCGAGAATTCTGGCCTTTTGAAATCCTCTTTAGAAGTATTCGATATCTTGTTGCCAATAGgcaaagaaacaacaatAGATACAGTAGTGAAAGATCTACTCAAATCGCTAGAAGGTGTGTCAGAGGAAGATGTTTTGCAGTTGATTGAGGATTGTTCGTTGTTTGAAGCGATGCCCTTATTAAAAACGGACCCATTTCACTCCGTTTACAATAGCGACAACAATTGCGTGAGAAATAATTATCAGAAATGGAAGCAGCCTCGTACGTTCCGTCGATTCGATTTACAACCATCTTTGCAGTTTCACCTAACTAAACATTGTATCGTGTATTGCGTAACAGACTCCTGTTGTTGCGATCGTCTAATTAATGTTTTAAAATGGGCCCGAAGATTGGCCAAGTTACCGGAATGCCAATTCAAAATTCTACGTGGGGAGATCCAGGATAAACTTTGGGGAACTCCGCCAATACTATTGTCATCTTTGCAAACCAAAAAAGGCCTCTGTTCAGATTTTGATCTAGCTACGTTCAAAAACTGGGATCGTGATATGTACTATACCGAGAGATTGGAGGTGAGCAAGATGAGCAGCGCGACCAAAGTGGAAAATATATGGTGTGGGAATTCAACTGATGCcgaaatttggaaaattggTAAATTTACGGAAAATGACACGCTAGAAACTCCGACTACATACTATGAACCATCAAATTCTGTTGTAAATGCCACTGATTTGAATGACAATGCCTTATTCAATATTCCTTCAAAGACTAATGATTGGCGTTTGTTTATCAATTGCTTTGAAAACGCTCAACTGCCGTCTTTGGAGAAAATTTCAGAGTTAATCAAACATCCTGTGGATACTCCCGTCTGGTTGAGTTTTCCTAGTTCCGGCTCTATCGGACTGGGAAATTTAAACTTAGATTCCATTCAAACAATTTTAAACGTTTGCCATTTGTTAGAATTCTACCCGCAAAACAAATTAGTCTTCTCGCCAGATGGATACACAGAGACATCATTCCTACTCGTTGCATATTTGATCTTTAAACTCGACAAATCCTTAGATGAAGTGATATTCGATTTGCATAAAAAATATGACAGGCCATTCTTCCTGTTCTTGATTGACATTCAGGTTTTATCACATCTAGAGACACTATTAAGACAGTATTCTCCCATGAGAAATGAAACGACCGATCCAAAGCTACCATTGACTATAGATGCGGATACTTTCAGtaaaatattcttcataAAACCACCAACTGATTCACCGTTCTTGAAATGCAAAGGTCCTTTACCGTCAAGGATCCTTCCCCATTTATATCTGGGGTCCCTTAAACATGCACAATGCCCTGAAATGTTAAAAGAATTAGGaataagaaatatcatcTCCGTTGGAGAATCCGTTTCGTGGTGTAGACCAAGATCTAATACTGTTAATGAAGAGATTACATTACCAGCAAGAAATATGGAGAGAAAACGGAGCAATTCGTTTAATGTTTTACCTACCGCTAATTCTCAAGCAGCATCGGTCATCAATATTACTGAACAAGATGGATTTAGAGTGTGTCATATTGACAACCTTGGTGATAACGGAATGGATCCTATGCTTCATCAATTGGATATGGTGCTTGATTTTATCGATCAATGTTATCGGAAAAATGAAGCAGTGTTTGTGCATTGTATGGTCGGTGTTTCTCGTAGTGCAACGGTTTGCATTGCCGAATGTATGAAAAGGTTGGACTGTGGATTATTGAAAGCTTATCTTTATGTTAGAGTAAGAAGATTGAATATTATCATTCAGCCCAGTTTAATGTTTGTCTATGAATTGTTAAAATGGCAAGAGCTCTATGAATCCCATGATCCGGATGTCACTTGGGATTGGAATATGATTTGTCGTTGcatttctcaattgaataGTAACTATATATAA
- the DPB3 gene encoding DNA polymerase epsilon noncatalytic subunit (some similarities with uniprot|P27344 Saccharomyces cerevisiae YBR278W DPB3 Third-largest subunit of DNA polymerase II (DNA polymerase epsilon) required to maintain fidelity of chromosomal replication and also for inheritance of telomeric silencing mRNA abundance peaks at the G1/S boundary of the cell cycle) — translation MDEYKSKLPRIPISKCKKIARTDPEYILTSQAAFAATAFTTELFIQMLAEETCSLAQIHKQTKTLRLNYEDLSTAIRNLDKFQFLSDVVPQTENLASLVRENKVRYTIVNPSPEIDIESEDEVDEANEPEVGEPEVDEAEVEAEVEAEAAEPETHTLDEPRPESSS, via the coding sequence ATGGATGAATATAAAAGTAAACTACCGAGAATTCCTATTTCTAAGTGCAAGAAGATCGCCAGGACAGATCCAGAGTACATTTTGACCAGTCAAGCGGCTTTTGCAGCTACCGCATTCACCACAGAATTGTTCATCCAGATGCTAGCAGAGGAGACCTGTTCTCTAGCTCAGATACACAAGCAAACCAAAACTTTGAGATTGAACTATGAAGACCTATCTACCGCTATCCGCAACCTGGATaagtttcaattcttgtcAGATGTCGTTCCGCAAACTGAGAATCTGGCCTCTCTGGTGAGAGAAAACAAAGTCAGATACACTATTGTAAATCCTAGCCCGGAAATAGATATAGAAagtgaagatgaagttgatgaagcTAATGAACCTGAAGTTGGTGAACctgaagttgatgaagcCGAAGTTGAAGCTGAAGTTGAAGCTGAAGCAGCTGAACCCGAAACTCATACCCTTGATGAACCTCGACCAGAATCATCGTCCTGA
- the MPM1 gene encoding Mpm1p (similar to uniprot|P40364 Saccharomyces cerevisiae YJL066C MPM1 Mitochondrial membrane protein of unknown function contains no hydrophobic stretches), producing the protein MGLYRGSDDKDYKGENESVAFPGEVWEGLLSSGVVHDVLQGLGFPGGWAWNIDKLVDDVNNGITTRTKTPSVEQFSKCNELKGVSVWDTRGLWRCLFPQSVVQNGGLSREAVEADKDHKLGLFFPEYSGFLSWRAHMMALAKQKRKEEREIYSLSTPEDVMLNQVDSLGKNVVGTSSYSTYKATPEGKERIKEEKTYYEDGTVLVKTKKKIYPHDGEPRVESSEKLLNTDESS; encoded by the coding sequence ATGGGTTTATATCGTGGATCCGACGATAAAGATTACAAGGGAGAAAACGAATCTGTCGCCTTTCCAGGCGAGGTTTGGGAAGGATTGCTATCCAGTGGTGTAGTGCATGATGTGTTACAGGGTCTTGGATTCCCTGGTGGATGGGCATGGAATATCGATAAATTGGTCGATGATGTGAATAACGGAATCACTACCAGGACAAAGACTCCCAGCGTAGAACAATTTTCGAAATGTAACGAGTTGAAGGGTGTTTCTGTGTGGGATACAAGAGGCCTTTGGAGATGTCTTTTCCCCCAGTCGGTAGTTCAGAATGGTGGTCTCTCGAGAGAGGCCGTTGAAGCTGACAAAGACCATAAGCTAGGTCTTTTCTTCCCTGAGTATTCTGGGTTTTTGTCGTGGAGAGCTCACATGATGGCATTGGCGAAgcagaagaggaaagagGAAAGAGAGATATATTCCTTGTCTACTCCAGAAGACGTCATGCTGAACCAAGTCGACTCGTTGGGAAAGAATGTGGTAGGAACTTCGTCTTATTCGACGTACAAGGCAACACCAGAGggtaaagaaagaatcaaagaagagaaaactTACTATGAGGACGGTACAGTCCTGGTGAAAactaagaagaagatttatcCCCACGATGGGGAACCAAGAGTGGAATCTTCTGAAAAGTTGCTAAATACCGATGAATCGTCCTAA